One bacterium genomic region harbors:
- a CDS encoding molybdopterin molybdotransferase MoeA encodes MRDGVSASGPITPREALEMVLRTARRAEPEDCPLEDCAGLVCAGDIPAGRDYPFFSFSSMDGYAVRVADLENASADNPVSLPLAGEKRAAAGAPPALPPGFTLRVMTGAAVPAGAEAVVMREQTREGESAITFFGPAVMGANINRAGEEIAAGARLLAAGTVLTPPALGLLATLGHSSVSVYPPPKVGLLTTGDELVAPGVDLLPGQIYDSIAPMLSAALRAAGVAQIEARRCPDDPATLQAAFRDLLAGSDIVLTVGGVSMGDYDHLVQVFESAGVEKIFWKVAQKPGKPLWFGRAGGKLVFGLPGNPASALVCFSLYALSAVRSFIGLRECGPRWLEGTLAQAVENREARVNFMRGDYAPDSVGGYSVQPARGQVSYMLGSFAASRALLEIPSGPLRLEAGARVRFLPHFWGGRL; translated from the coding sequence GTGAGAGACGGAGTGTCCGCATCCGGGCCGATCACGCCGCGCGAGGCCCTCGAAATGGTGCTGCGCACAGCACGCCGCGCCGAGCCGGAGGACTGTCCCCTGGAGGACTGTGCCGGCCTGGTCTGCGCCGGAGACATTCCGGCCGGGCGGGACTACCCGTTTTTCAGTTTCAGCTCCATGGACGGTTACGCGGTGCGGGTGGCTGATTTAGAAAACGCCTCGGCCGACAATCCGGTCAGCCTTCCCCTGGCCGGAGAGAAACGGGCTGCAGCCGGGGCTCCGCCCGCGCTTCCCCCTGGCTTCACGCTGCGGGTGATGACCGGCGCGGCGGTGCCCGCGGGGGCCGAGGCGGTGGTGATGCGCGAGCAGACCCGTGAGGGCGAGTCGGCGATCACTTTTTTCGGTCCCGCGGTGATGGGGGCCAATATCAACCGGGCCGGGGAGGAGATCGCCGCCGGGGCGCGCCTTCTGGCCGCCGGGACTGTCCTCACGCCGCCCGCCCTGGGCCTTCTCGCCACCCTGGGCCACAGCTCGGTATCAGTCTACCCGCCGCCCAAGGTGGGGCTTCTCACTACCGGGGATGAGTTGGTCGCGCCGGGCGTGGACCTTCTTCCCGGCCAAATCTACGACTCCATCGCCCCCATGCTGAGCGCCGCCCTGCGCGCGGCCGGGGTAGCGCAGATCGAGGCCCGCCGCTGCCCGGATGACCCGGCCACCCTTCAGGCCGCTTTCCGTGACCTTCTGGCAGGCTCCGATATTGTCCTCACCGTGGGTGGTGTCTCGATGGGCGACTATGACCATCTGGTGCAGGTGTTCGAGTCGGCGGGCGTGGAGAAAATATTCTGGAAAGTGGCGCAGAAACCGGGCAAGCCGCTCTGGTTCGGGCGCGCCGGGGGCAAGCTGGTGTTCGGACTGCCGGGTAACCCGGCCTCGGCCCTGGTCTGTTTCAGCCTCTACGCGCTGAGCGCGGTCCGCTCTTTCATTGGGCTGCGCGAGTGCGGCCCGCGCTGGCTGGAGGGGACCCTGGCGCAGGCAGTGGAGAACCGCGAGGCGCGGGTTAATTTCATGCGCGGCGACTATGCGCCGGACAGCGTTGGTGGCTATAGCGTGCAGCCGGCCCGGGGGCAGGTCTCGTACATGTTGGGCTCGTTCGCGGCCTCGCGGGCGCTCCTGGAGATACCCTCCGG
- a CDS encoding nucleotidyltransferase family protein, translated as MENKSKIAAIILAAGKSERMGSPKAFLEYRGGTFLSVLYATLKSAPLAALRVVFGHRAQEFSARAGLPAEEVVLNPRYESGMLSSVQAGLKSLEALAPEAVMLFPVDQPAVSVGTIARLIDSFRASGKPIVLPVHGGRRGHPALFGKAVFEDLLHAPEEIGARAVVRADRSRVLEVPVEEPAVLLDIDTPDDYRALKQAGADSSIVERSGQ; from the coding sequence ATGGAAAACAAGTCTAAAATAGCGGCAATTATCTTGGCCGCGGGCAAGTCCGAGCGCATGGGATCGCCCAAGGCTTTCCTGGAGTACCGCGGCGGGACATTCCTTTCCGTGCTGTACGCCACGCTCAAGAGCGCGCCCCTGGCGGCGCTGCGGGTGGTGTTCGGCCACCGGGCGCAGGAGTTCAGCGCCCGCGCGGGACTGCCGGCTGAGGAAGTGGTGCTGAACCCGCGATATGAAAGCGGCATGCTCTCCTCGGTCCAGGCCGGGCTGAAAAGCCTGGAAGCTCTGGCCCCGGAGGCGGTCATGCTGTTCCCGGTGGACCAGCCTGCGGTGAGTGTGGGGACAATCGCGCGCCTGATCGACTCTTTCCGGGCCAGTGGCAAGCCTATAGTCCTGCCGGTGCACGGTGGACGGCGCGGCCACCCGGCGCTGTTCGGAAAGGCGGTGTTCGAGGATCTGCTGCACGCCCCGGAGGAGATCGGCGCCCGCGCAGTGGTGCGCGCCGACCGGTCCCGCGTGCTGGAGGTCCCGGTGGAGGAACCCGCGGTCCTGCTGGATATCGACACCCCGGATGACTACCGCGCCCTGAAACAGGCGGGTGCGGACAGTTCGATTGTCGAAAGGAGCGGCCAGTGA
- a CDS encoding XdhC family protein, with the protein MLQTLEQMLPLLEQGQAVALSLALERSGSAPTPAGATLLVSADRVAGTLGGGQMEAGMVRLSREALASGRASLSRFNFDSDTVQPGGMLCGGRIAFYTFVVRPTPEALGFWSAVLNSARKGERVWLLLAVSEGEAAGWAGVSALVEDGAVKAGSLTETTWETAVLRALEGRSAEQDTLFLTLETPSTAWPGLAGFLARPLVSPPRLLVLGGGHVGLALCRVAALAGFRVTVVDDRPEFATIQRFPEAEQVLNATFAEAFSSLTPGPGWSVVAVARSHDQDREAVELALACPVDYVGMIGSRRKVALLREHLAARGVDSARLAGLHAPVGLDIGAETPGEIAVSIAAQLIQVRRSRKPVLVKEIITL; encoded by the coding sequence ATGCTCCAAACCCTCGAACAGATGCTGCCCCTGCTGGAACAGGGGCAGGCTGTGGCCCTGAGCCTGGCCCTTGAGCGCTCGGGCTCGGCCCCCACGCCCGCCGGGGCGACCCTTCTGGTGAGCGCGGACCGGGTGGCTGGAACCCTGGGGGGCGGCCAGATGGAGGCCGGGATGGTCCGCCTCTCGCGCGAGGCCCTTGCCAGCGGCCGGGCCAGCCTGAGCCGTTTCAATTTTGATTCCGACACGGTCCAGCCGGGCGGCATGCTCTGCGGCGGGCGGATCGCGTTCTACACGTTCGTGGTGCGGCCCACGCCCGAGGCGCTGGGGTTCTGGTCCGCAGTGCTGAATTCTGCCAGAAAAGGTGAGAGGGTTTGGTTGTTGCTTGCCGTGAGCGAGGGCGAGGCGGCGGGCTGGGCCGGGGTTTCGGCGCTGGTGGAGGACGGTGCGGTCAAGGCCGGCTCGTTGACCGAGACCACCTGGGAGACCGCGGTCCTGCGGGCGCTGGAGGGCCGGTCCGCGGAACAGGACACGCTGTTTCTGACACTGGAGACTCCATCTACAGCCTGGCCCGGTCTGGCCGGTTTCCTGGCCCGTCCGCTTGTCAGTCCGCCGCGGCTGCTTGTCCTGGGGGGCGGGCATGTCGGCCTGGCCCTCTGCCGGGTGGCGGCCCTGGCCGGGTTCCGGGTCACCGTGGTGGATGACCGCCCGGAGTTCGCCACAATCCAGCGTTTCCCGGAGGCCGAACAGGTGCTGAACGCCACGTTCGCCGAGGCTTTCTCCAGCCTCACCCCCGGCCCCGGCTGGAGTGTGGTTGCGGTGGCGCGCAGCCACGATCAGGACCGCGAGGCGGTGGAGCTGGCCCTGGCCTGCCCGGTGGATTATGTCGGGATGATCGGCTCGCGGCGCAAGGTGGCCCTTCTGCGCGAGCACCTGGCGGCCCGTGGCGTGGACAGCGCCCGCCTGGCCGGTCTTCACGCCCCGGTGGGCCTTGATATCGGGGCCGAGACCCCGGGCGAGATCGCGGTCAGTATCGCGGCTCAGCTCATACAGGTGCGCCGGAGCCGCAAACCGGTGCTCGTTAAGGAAATCATAACTCTATGA